A region of the Denticeps clupeoides unplaced genomic scaffold, fDenClu1.1, whole genome shotgun sequence genome:
ATCTCTTGCCACTGCAGCACCGTAGAGTGGCtataagtaaagtgaaagtgaagtgattgtcacttgtgatacacagcagcacagcacacagtgcacacagtgaaatgtgtcctctgtatttaaccaccacccttggtgagcagtgggcagccatgacaggtgacagagcagcgtgtggggacggtgatttgctcagtggcccctattcgaaccgccaaccttctgattacgctgcGCCTCAAAAACTCGTATTAGTGTTTAATTATATTACAAAGTGACATAGGGGACCTTTCAAGCAGGAAACATATGTTTACAGAATCCCACCATCTTGTATCCCAGGTCTTTTGGGCGAGAGGTGGGACGTGAAGTACAGCACCAGGAGCATCTGTGCCCTGCGGGGCGCGCCGGTGTGGATGTCCTGCCACTACACCCTCCCCAGCGGATTCGCCGTGAGAGACGCGTTCTGGTGTGAATGCGAGGACGGCAAGACGCGTCTTCTTCCTCAAGACGCCGATTACCAGAGCAGAGTGCACGCGGCCTGCACGCTTCGGACGAACCGATGTACTCTGAACATAACCCGCCTGAGTCAAAGTGACGCACACGAGTACAACTGCAGAATCACCACATCACACGTGTTCTTTCAGGGCTGGACGGGTAACGAAGGAATTGTCCTGTCAGTAACAGGTAAAGATAAACAGATCTCTGAAGCTGTCGAGTTTTATCAAGCGTCTTTCACCACATTCTTAAAATGAACGAGATCTTCATCGTTCTCATGTACAGCCAGAGCAGCCAAACTGCATATTTCTCTTCAATTCTCAGACCTGTCGGTGGAAATTGTTGGTGCagcaacagaaggaaatgatgtAAGACTCGTGTGTAAAACCTCCTGCAATCTGAGTAGCAGCCCTACATACTCATGGAAGAAGAACGGAGAACCTTTAGAGAAGGAACCCACCAAGAACAATGAACTGCTGCTCCACCCAGTCAGCAGGGAGGATGGGGGCAGATACTCCTGTGCTGTTAAAGGCCATGAGGACCTGTCTTCTGCTGAAGTGGAGCTCAGTGTCAGATGTAAGAATAACACCAGTAGTTTAGCTCATTATatgaaccatttttatttcctgAAGAACcagtatttataatatattacatatgttaatatatgttaatatatgaaCAGTCTGTAGATATACGTCCTGTACTATGAAACTGGGTTTAAAGGGAAATGTCAgtaatgattaaatattaaatccTCAAACATCTTGAAGGTCTTCTGAAGGTGTCATGTAGCAATACAGCATTAATTTGACACTAACAAACCTATTTTAAGCATATTTTACTCTACAGACTCTCCAAAGGACACCGTGGTATTTATTAGGCATCATGGCGAAGTGGATGAAGGAGGTTCGgtgactctgagctgcagcagtgaTGCCAACCCTCCAGTGCAGAACTACACCTGGTTTAAGGAGAACGTAACATCTCCAGTAGCAGCAGGACAGAACTTCACCATCACTAACTTCACCTCTGCTCAGGTTGGACTGTATTCCTGCCAGGCGAGGAATGAAGTCGGAGTCCAGAACTCCGCTGCCGTGTCCCTCCTACCCAGAGGCCGAGGTGACGGGTCCTCCGTATGATGGCAGCCGGGCCTCGGTGGTGAACGTTCTGCTCCAGCTTCAGAGTTGGTGTCTTCTGCTCCGTCAGGTACCCG
Encoded here:
- the LOC114775384 gene encoding B-cell receptor CD22-like isoform X2, yielding MTSAGAARSSMVTYATINLLMIQGLLGERWDVKYSTRSICALRGAPVWMSCHYTLPSGFAVRDAFWCECEDGKTRLLPQDADYQSRVHAACTLRTNRCTLNITRLSQSDAHEYNCRITTSHVFFQGWTGNEGIVLSVTDLSVEIVGAATEGNDVRLVCKTSCNLSSSPTYSWKKNGEPLEKEPTKNNELLLHPVSREDGGRYSCAVKGHEDLSSAEVELSVRYSPKDTVVFIRHHGEVDEGGSVTLSCSSDANPPVQNYTWFKENVTSPVAAGQNFTITNFTSAQVGLYSCQARNEVGVQNSAAVSLLPRGRGTRRIVTVTLAVTAVLVVLCGITLFVLRRRKDTEPSGFWRKQNWPEESDLPESRPQHCCPP
- the LOC114775384 gene encoding B-cell receptor CD22-like isoform X1, which codes for MTSAGAARSSMVTYATINLLMIQGLLGERWDVKYSTRSICALRGAPVWMSCHYTLPSGFAVRDAFWCECEDGKTRLLPQDADYQSRVHAACTLRTNRCTLNITRLSQSDAHEYNCRITTSHVFFQGWTGNEGIVLSVTDLSVEIVGAATEGNDVRLVCKTSCNLSSSPTYSWKKNGEPLEKEPTKNNELLLHPVSREDGGRYSCAVKGHEDLSSAEVELSVRYSPKDTVVFIRHHGEVDEGGSVTLSCSSDANPPVQNYTWFKENVTSPVAAGQNFTITNFTSAQVGLYSCQARNEVGVQNSAAVSLLPRGRGTRRIVTVTLAVTAVLVVLCGITLFVLRRRKDTEPSGYFSSNNPTGTSDVASGGNKTGQKNQIYQSLDLSTAVHHDNIYETLYSTNI